One window from the genome of Bdellovibrio sp. NC01 encodes:
- a CDS encoding FAD-binding oxidoreductase: MSSARTVYHMRLKEIIDHTPTVRELVLETENPAEFSYKAGQFVMLNVPQGEAKPILRAYSIASDDRNKKGFRLLFKFVENGIASTFVWALKGGELLNFTGPFGKVFFQEPPTEQIVFLNTGTGLSQHICYLLSKKEQYPNLRYRMLFGVRSEKDMYYQPELEALAKELPDFKYEFVLSRPSEDWKGKKGYIQNFISEFDYKNIPTTFYMCGNGGMIKEVKHQLIEVDGIEKTRIWAEAFD; this comes from the coding sequence ATGTCTTCCGCTCGCACCGTTTACCACATGAGACTTAAAGAAATCATCGACCACACCCCGACAGTCCGGGAACTTGTGCTTGAAACGGAAAATCCAGCCGAATTTAGCTATAAAGCTGGGCAATTTGTGATGTTGAACGTCCCCCAGGGCGAAGCAAAACCGATTTTGCGTGCTTACTCGATCGCATCTGATGACCGCAATAAAAAAGGTTTCCGTCTTCTTTTCAAATTCGTTGAAAACGGCATCGCCTCGACTTTTGTTTGGGCTTTGAAAGGTGGCGAGCTTTTAAATTTCACAGGACCTTTCGGCAAAGTGTTCTTCCAAGAACCTCCGACAGAGCAAATCGTCTTCTTGAATACGGGCACAGGTCTTTCACAACACATCTGCTATTTGCTTTCTAAAAAAGAACAATATCCAAATCTTCGTTACCGTATGCTGTTTGGCGTGCGCAGCGAAAAAGATATGTACTACCAACCTGAACTTGAAGCGCTGGCAAAAGAACTTCCTGATTTCAAATACGAATTTGTATTGAGCCGCCCTAGCGAAGATTGGAAAGGCAAAAAAGGCTACATCCAAAACTTCATTTCTGAATTCGATTATAAAAACATCCCGACGACGTTCTATATGTGCGGTAACGGCGGCATGATCAAAGAAGTGAAACATCAATTGATCGAAGTGGACGGTATCGAGAAAACTCGTATCTGGGCAGAGGCGTTTGACTAA